From a region of the Zingiber officinale cultivar Zhangliang chromosome 4B, Zo_v1.1, whole genome shotgun sequence genome:
- the LOC121978588 gene encoding endoglucanase 8-like produces MGGQSRRSMSICVVVCGVLLLMSTASVGWEQKHDYKLALSKSLLFFEGQRSGKLPPNQRLTWRKDSALRDGQEGGVDLTGGYYDAGDNVKYSFPMAFTATMLAWSIIEFGDGMAEGGEWINAAETLRWNTDFLLKATANLPNTVYAMVGNPNSDHNCWERPEDMDTPRPVYAVNTTHPGSEVAGEIAAALAAASIAFKNYDAAYSWRLLSKAKEAYYFANKYQGSYNDAIGHAVCPFYCDFSGYQDELAWAGAWLNKATNTKKYQKHVDSAIRKIKLMEEVTQNYYIDTEFSWDNKHAGLYVLLSQVLINFHISIGQYKKEAQTFACGVLPESPTRTIKYTPGGLLFKTEGCNSQVVGSLSLLALIYAKHVRLARERITCGNTKFPAWKLVEFAKNQADYILGTNPTGMSYMVGFGPKFPQRIHHRAASLPSINAHPSFIACGNGFSYLDNPNPNLNELTGAIAGGPNTGTDHFDDDRRQAAQTEPTTYVNAPFVGVFAYFVNHKK; encoded by the exons GATTTGCGTTGTTGTTTGTGGTGTGTTGTTGTTGATGTCAACGGCATCGGTTGGATGGGAGCAAAAGCACGATTACAAGCTCGCGCTGAGCAAGAGCTTGTTGTTCTTCGAAGGGCAGCGATCAGGGAAGCTTCCTCCTAACCAACGCCTGACATGGAGGAAGGACTCGGCTCTACGCGATGGCCAAGAGGGTGGT GTTGATCTAACGGGGGGATACTACGACGCGGGGGACAACGTGAAGTACAGCTTTCCGATGGCGTTCACGGCGACGATGTTGGCGTGGAGCATCATCGAGTTCGGCGACGGGATGGCCGAGGGAGGCGAGTGGATTAATGCTGCGGAAACTCTGAGATGGAACACAGATTTCTTGCTCAAGGCCACGGCCAACTTGCCCAACACCGTCTACGCCATGGTGGGCAACCCCAACAGCGACCACAACTGCTGGGAACGGCCCGAGGACATGGACACCCCGCGCCCCGTGTACGCCGTCAACACCACTCACCCGGGCTCCGAGGTCGCCGGCGAGATCGCCGCCGCGCTGGCTGCTGCCTCAATCGCCTTCAAGAACTACGACGCTGCCTACTCCTGGCGCTTGTTGTCTAAAGCGAAGGAG gCGTATTATTTCGCAAACAAATACCAGGGCTCATACAACGACGCAATTGGCCACGCAGTCTGCCCATTTTACTGTGATTTCAGTGGCTACCaa GATGAGTTAGCTTGGGCTGGAGCATGGTTGAATAAAGCCACCAACACCAAAAAATACCAAAAACATGTTGATTCAGCCATTCGAAAAATCAAACTCATGGAAGAAGTAACTCAGAATTATTATATTGACACTGAGTTTTCATGGGACAATAAACATGCAGGACTTTACGTCCTCCTAAGCCAGgtattaattaattttcatataTCT ATTGGTCAGTACAAAAAAGAAGCTCAAACCTTTGCATGCGGCGTGCTACCAGAATCCCCCACCAGGACCATAAAATACACACCAG GGGGTCTGCTCTTCAAGACCGAAGGGTGCAACAGTCAAGTCGTTGGTTCACTTTCTTTGCTCGCTCTTATCTATGCTAAACATGTCAGGCTAGCTAGGGAAAGAATCACTTGCGGCAACACCAAATTCCCCgcttggaagcttgtagaatttgCAAAAAATCAG GCGGACTACATCTTAGGCACCAATCCAACGGGAATGTCTTACATGGTCGGTTTCGGCCCCAAGTTCCCTCAGCGCATTCATCACAGGGCGGCCTCCCTCCCGTCCATCAATGCGCATCCCTCTTTCATCGCATGCGGCAACGGCTTCTCTTACTTAGACAACCCCAATCCGAATTTGAATGAGTTGACTGGAGCTATTGCCGGAGGGCCTAACACTGGAACAGATCACTTCGATGATGATCGACGTCAGGCGGCGCAAACTGAGCCCACCACTTATGTCAATGCACCGTTTGTTGGTGTGTTTGCTTACTTCGTTAATCATAAGAAGTAA